The proteins below come from a single Nostoc sp. KVJ3 genomic window:
- a CDS encoding response regulator encodes MNKIGILSNTQTIQILIVEDEYILAMNLQETLELLGYTVSDIADSAETAIEKAAKLLPNLVLMDIRLRGEMDGIQAAEIIWNRLQIPIVYITGHSDKSTVERAKLTFAFGYILKPVKEQQLYVAIQTALNCYQREQLSQLQQINQLKQDFLATSSHEMRMPLENIKMTISVLENILEREGVFNSELLSPFESVAGYLNILNQQCEEGLNLVNNLLSMQMLDKDVYPLELTSFQLQDWLPHVALYFRERARSQQQIFQVSIPPDLPPIVSDLAILTKIVSELLNNACKYSPPDEEIKLTAQIVYITESQINEDAQSDVVTNFQVPFFKITISNSGVIIPEKDKSRIFEPFYRIPYNDFWKSGGTGLGLALVKKFVEYLKGRIEVSSIQGLTRFTFLLPLSTSK; translated from the coding sequence ATGAACAAGATCGGAATTTTATCAAACACACAGACAATTCAGATTCTCATTGTTGAGGATGAGTATATTCTGGCTATGAATTTACAAGAAACTTTAGAATTACTAGGATACACTGTTTCCGATATTGCCGATTCCGCAGAAACGGCTATTGAGAAAGCTGCTAAACTACTGCCAAACTTGGTTTTGATGGATATCCGGTTGCGGGGTGAGATGGATGGTATTCAGGCGGCAGAAATAATCTGGAATCGTCTTCAAATCCCTATCGTCTACATCACCGGACATTCTGACAAAAGCACTGTGGAGCGGGCTAAATTGACATTTGCTTTTGGTTACATCCTCAAACCTGTCAAAGAGCAACAACTTTATGTTGCCATTCAAACAGCACTCAATTGCTATCAACGCGAGCAATTGTCACAACTCCAACAGATAAACCAGTTGAAGCAGGATTTTTTAGCAACTAGCTCTCATGAAATGCGAATGCCATTAGAGAATATTAAAATGACAATATCTGTCCTTGAAAATATTCTTGAGCGAGAGGGCGTTTTCAATTCAGAGCTACTTTCTCCATTTGAGTCTGTAGCTGGCTACCTAAATATCCTGAATCAACAGTGTGAAGAAGGGTTAAATTTAGTGAACAATTTGCTGTCTATGCAGATGCTTGATAAAGATGTTTATCCATTAGAATTAACTTCATTTCAGCTTCAAGACTGGCTTCCTCATGTAGCTTTATATTTTCGAGAACGCGCTCGTTCTCAGCAACAAATTTTCCAGGTTAGCATTCCCCCAGATTTACCACCTATAGTTTCAGACTTAGCTATTCTGACTAAAATTGTCTCAGAATTACTCAACAATGCCTGTAAGTATTCTCCTCCTGATGAGGAGATTAAATTAACTGCCCAGATCGTCTACATTACAGAGAGTCAAATCAATGAAGATGCTCAGTCTGATGTAGTAACAAATTTTCAAGTACCTTTTTTTAAAATTACAATTAGCAATTCTGGTGTGATAATTCCCGAAAAAGATAAATCTCGGATTTTTGAGCCATTTTACCGAATTCCTTACAACGATTTCTGGAAAAGTGGCGGTACAGGATTGGGTTTGGCATTAGTTAAGAAGTTCGTAGAATATCTTAAAGGTAGGATAGAAGTTAGCAGTATTCAAGGTTTGACAAGATTCACTTTTCTACTACCATTAAGCACATCTAAATAA
- a CDS encoding M20/M25/M40 family metallo-hydrolase: protein MKKWILLMLLALVAVAVVGSRGSTFFEQRSSSTTIERIPVETSEPQTKLKELNSALQVSADNLLTHIQKLNFQRYTTKERSLTRTYITTELTKFGWKPKLEKFSEGVNIFAERGGTDKSAKAIIVAAHYDTVAFSPGADDNASGVAVVLEVARLLGSHSTPRTLQLAFFDKEEAGLLGSQAFVSKKARLQNLGGAIVMDMVGYACYTVGCQKYPAGLPVTPPSDKGDFLAVVGDIEHLPLLNAFQSSLNKQKSNLPPVLILPIPFKGLLTPDTLRSDHAPFWYQGVGAVLVTDTANLRTPHYHQPSDVPITIERSFFTGAAQIVVNTTTALLEKNELLETQPPS from the coding sequence ATGAAAAAATGGATTTTGCTAATGCTGTTGGCGCTAGTAGCTGTTGCAGTAGTAGGTAGCAGAGGTAGCACATTTTTTGAGCAGCGTTCCTCATCGACAACTATTGAGCGCATTCCAGTGGAAACATCTGAACCACAGACAAAGTTAAAAGAACTTAACAGTGCTTTACAAGTGTCTGCTGACAACCTGTTAACCCATATCCAAAAGTTGAATTTTCAGCGCTATACAACAAAAGAGCGATCGCTTACTCGCACTTATATTACAACTGAACTGACAAAATTCGGCTGGAAACCTAAATTAGAAAAATTCTCTGAGGGCGTAAATATTTTTGCCGAACGTGGAGGAACTGACAAGTCCGCGAAAGCAATTATTGTCGCCGCACATTATGATACTGTTGCCTTCTCTCCTGGTGCTGATGATAACGCTAGTGGTGTTGCTGTAGTACTGGAAGTTGCGCGATTACTGGGTTCCCATTCCACACCACGAACGTTACAGCTAGCTTTTTTTGACAAAGAAGAAGCAGGACTTTTGGGTAGTCAGGCTTTTGTGAGCAAGAAAGCACGTTTGCAAAACTTGGGTGGAGCGATCGTTATGGATATGGTAGGTTATGCTTGTTACACTGTTGGGTGTCAGAAATACCCTGCCGGATTACCCGTTACTCCACCTAGCGACAAGGGCGACTTTTTGGCAGTAGTTGGCGATATAGAACATTTACCTTTGCTGAATGCCTTTCAAAGCTCTCTGAATAAACAAAAATCAAATCTGCCGCCAGTTCTAATACTACCAATTCCTTTTAAAGGTTTGCTGACACCAGATACCCTACGCAGCGATCATGCTCCATTTTGGTATCAGGGTGTGGGTGCTGTATTGGTTACAGATACGGCAAATTTACGGACTCCGCACTATCATCAACCTAGTGATGTTCCAATCACCATTGAGCGATCGTTTTTCACAGGAGCAGCCCAGATTGTGGTCAATACTACTACTGCCTTGTTAGAGAAAAACGAGCTTTTGGAAACTCAACCACCAAGCTGA
- the nuoK gene encoding NADH-quinone oxidoreductase subunit NuoK, with protein MQLQYFLLLAAALFCIGIYGLITSRNAVRVLMSIELLLNAVNLNLMAFSNFLDSTLIKGQVFTVFVITVAAAEAAVGLAIVLAIYRNRDTVDMEQFNLLKW; from the coding sequence ATGCAACTCCAGTACTTTTTATTACTAGCAGCCGCTTTATTCTGCATTGGCATCTACGGTTTAATTACCAGCCGCAACGCTGTGCGGGTGTTGATGTCAATTGAATTACTGCTCAACGCTGTTAATCTGAATTTAATGGCATTTTCCAACTTCCTCGACTCAACATTAATTAAGGGTCAGGTTTTCACAGTATTTGTGATTACCGTGGCCGCAGCCGAGGCGGCGGTGGGTTTAGCGATCGTGCTGGCCATTTATCGCAACCGCGATACCGTCGATATGGAGCAGTTTAATCTCCTGAAGTGGTAA
- a CDS encoding NADH-quinone oxidoreductase subunit J: MNLAEGVQLVSLGILGVMMIGSAIGVVLFSNIVYSAFLLGGVFISMAGIYLLLNGDFVAAAQILIYVGAVNVLILFAIMLVNKRQDFVAFPNSWVRKVLTGLVSVGLFGLLSTMVLATPWAYSTAPVVGGESSIVLIGEHFFTDFLLPFELASILLLIAMVGAIILARREYLPDELTRSDLRQTILTLPERPRELVSTTSETKE, translated from the coding sequence GTGAATCTAGCAGAAGGAGTACAGTTAGTATCGCTTGGCATACTGGGCGTGATGATGATTGGTTCGGCCATTGGTGTGGTACTGTTCTCCAACATCGTCTATTCTGCCTTTTTGCTGGGGGGTGTGTTCATCAGCATGGCAGGAATTTACCTGTTACTAAATGGTGATTTTGTTGCAGCTGCACAAATACTAATTTACGTTGGGGCGGTTAACGTGCTAATTTTGTTTGCCATTATGTTGGTGAACAAGCGGCAGGATTTTGTCGCATTTCCTAACTCTTGGGTGCGTAAAGTACTTACAGGTCTAGTCAGCGTAGGATTGTTTGGTCTTTTAAGTACAATGGTGCTGGCTACTCCTTGGGCTTACTCAACTGCTCCCGTAGTGGGTGGTGAAAGCTCTATAGTTTTGATTGGAGAGCATTTCTTCACTGACTTTTTACTACCTTTTGAACTGGCTTCCATTTTGCTGCTGATAGCGATGGTAGGAGCAATTATTTTGGCTCGTCGTGAGTATTTGCCAGACGAATTGACACGATCCGATCTGCGACAAACTATTTTGACTTTGCCAGAACGCCCCAGAGAACTGGTATCAACAACCAGCGAAACAAAAGAGTAA
- the nuoH gene encoding NADH-quinone oxidoreductase subunit NuoH, translating into MNSGIDLQGTFIESLRDLGLPAGTAKAIWMPLPMILMLIGATVGVLVATWLERKISAAAQQRIGPEYQGPFGLLVPVADGLKLVFKEDIVPAKSDPWLFTLGPIIVVIPVFLSFLIVPFGQNIVISNVGMGVFLWIALSSIQPIGLLMAGYASNNKYSLLGGLRAAAQSISYEIPLALAVLAIAMMSNSLDTVDIVNQQSGYGILGWNIWRQPVGFLIFWIAALAECERLPFDLPEAEEEIVAGYQTEYSGMKFGLFYLGSYVNLILSSLLVAILYLGGWDFPIPLNLIAGWLGVSELNPVFQIVTAALGITMTVFKAYLLVFVAILLRWTVPRVRIDQLLDLGWKFLLPVGLVNLLLTAALKLAFPFAFGG; encoded by the coding sequence ATGAACTCAGGAATTGACCTCCAAGGAACTTTTATTGAATCCCTCCGGGATTTAGGTTTACCAGCAGGAACAGCCAAAGCGATTTGGATGCCCCTGCCAATGATACTGATGCTGATTGGGGCAACAGTGGGGGTATTAGTTGCTACTTGGCTAGAACGAAAAATTTCCGCTGCCGCACAGCAGCGAATTGGGCCAGAATACCAGGGGCCTTTTGGGTTGCTAGTGCCTGTAGCTGATGGTTTGAAGTTGGTATTTAAAGAAGATATAGTACCAGCCAAGTCTGATCCCTGGCTGTTTACTCTTGGCCCAATTATTGTTGTAATTCCGGTGTTTCTGTCGTTCCTGATCGTTCCCTTTGGGCAGAATATCGTTATTAGCAATGTGGGCATGGGCGTATTCTTGTGGATTGCCTTGTCAAGTATTCAACCCATTGGCTTGCTGATGGCTGGCTACGCATCTAATAACAAATACTCCCTCCTAGGGGGCTTGCGGGCAGCAGCGCAATCTATTAGTTATGAAATTCCTTTGGCATTGGCGGTGTTAGCGATCGCTATGATGTCTAATAGCCTTGACACTGTTGATATTGTCAATCAGCAGTCTGGCTACGGCATTCTAGGCTGGAATATTTGGCGACAACCAGTTGGTTTTCTGATCTTTTGGATAGCCGCCCTAGCTGAATGCGAACGATTACCCTTTGACTTACCCGAAGCGGAAGAAGAAATAGTTGCAGGTTATCAAACTGAATATTCAGGCATGAAATTCGGTCTGTTCTACCTGGGTTCCTACGTTAACTTGATCCTTTCTTCCTTACTAGTAGCAATTCTCTACCTGGGCGGTTGGGACTTTCCTATTCCCCTCAACCTCATCGCTGGTTGGTTGGGAGTCAGTGAACTAAATCCCGTGTTCCAGATAGTAACTGCTGCTTTGGGAATCACGATGACCGTCTTCAAAGCCTATTTACTAGTATTTGTCGCCATCCTGTTGCGCTGGACAGTGCCACGGGTACGGATTGACCAACTGTTAGATTTAGGATGGAAGTTTTTGTTACCAGTTGGCTTGGTTAATCTCCTATTAACCGCCGCCCTGAAACTAGCCTTTCCCTTCGCTTTTGGCGGGTAA
- a CDS encoding NAD(+) kinase — protein MQLKQVIIAYKARDARSKQWAEICAKQLESRECQVLMGPSGPKDNPYPVFLASAAQPIDLALVLGGDGTVLTSARHLAPVGIPILGVNVGGHLGFLTESVEEFQDTEKVWDRLFEDRYAIQRRMMLQAAVYEGHGSNLEPVSERYLALNEFCVKPASADRMITSILEMEIDGEVVDQYVGDGLIISTPTGSTGYTVSANGPIMHDGMEALTITPICAMSLSSRPLVLPPGSVVSIWPLGDYDLSTKLWTDGVLGTSIWPGHRVDVRMAECRAKFIILRENNSYYQTLREKLLWAGTRVHYNNNHRN, from the coding sequence GTGCAACTCAAGCAGGTAATCATTGCTTATAAAGCGCGGGATGCCCGGAGTAAACAATGGGCAGAAATCTGTGCTAAACAACTAGAAAGCCGCGAGTGCCAGGTGTTGATGGGGCCTAGCGGGCCAAAAGACAACCCTTATCCAGTCTTTTTGGCTTCGGCGGCTCAACCAATCGATCTCGCCTTGGTACTCGGTGGCGATGGTACTGTTTTAACCAGTGCCAGACATTTAGCCCCAGTTGGCATCCCAATTCTGGGAGTGAATGTAGGCGGTCATCTGGGGTTTTTAACTGAGTCAGTGGAAGAGTTTCAAGATACAGAAAAAGTTTGGGATCGGCTGTTTGAGGATCGCTATGCTATCCAACGACGGATGATGTTACAGGCTGCGGTATATGAGGGTCACGGGTCTAATTTGGAACCAGTGAGTGAACGTTACCTGGCTTTGAATGAATTTTGTGTCAAACCCGCCTCTGCTGACCGAATGATTACCTCAATCCTAGAAATGGAAATCGACGGTGAGGTAGTCGATCAGTACGTTGGGGATGGGTTGATTATTTCCACTCCTACAGGTTCTACTGGTTACACCGTTTCTGCTAATGGGCCGATTATGCACGATGGGATGGAGGCGCTTACCATCACTCCTATTTGTGCAATGAGCCTTTCTAGTCGCCCTCTCGTTTTACCCCCTGGTTCTGTGGTGAGTATTTGGCCTTTGGGGGATTACGATTTGAGTACCAAACTGTGGACAGATGGAGTTTTAGGGACTTCGATTTGGCCGGGACACCGTGTTGATGTGCGGATGGCAGAGTGTCGGGCTAAATTTATTATTTTGCGCGAGAACAATTCCTACTATCAGACGCTACGGGAGAAGTTGCTTTGGGCAGGTACAAGGGTTCACTACAACAATAATCACCGTAATTAA
- the ndhI gene encoding NAD(P)H-quinone oxidoreductase subunit I, with product MLKFLKQVGDYAKETVQAARYIGQGLSVTFDHMRRRPITVQYPYEKLIPGERFRGRIHFEFDKCIACEVCVRVCPINLPVVDWEYDKASKKKKLDHYSIDFGVCIFCGNCVEFCPTNCLSMTEEYELATYDRHELNYDNVALGRLPYKVTDDPMVTPLRELVYLPKGVLEPHGVPADAPRAGARPEDLVEQTEK from the coding sequence ATGCTCAAGTTCCTAAAACAAGTTGGTGATTACGCTAAAGAAACGGTACAAGCTGCGCGTTACATTGGTCAGGGGCTTTCTGTCACCTTCGACCACATGCGGCGGCGACCGATTACTGTACAGTACCCTTACGAAAAACTGATTCCTGGCGAACGGTTTCGCGGTCGGATTCACTTTGAATTTGATAAGTGCATCGCTTGCGAAGTTTGCGTTCGTGTTTGTCCAATTAATCTACCTGTAGTCGATTGGGAATACGACAAAGCCAGCAAAAAGAAAAAACTCGACCACTACAGCATTGACTTTGGAGTTTGTATCTTTTGCGGTAATTGTGTGGAATTTTGCCCCACTAACTGTCTATCCATGACAGAAGAGTATGAGCTTGCCACTTACGATCGCCATGAATTGAACTATGACAACGTAGCTCTAGGTCGTCTGCCTTATAAGGTAACAGATGACCCAATGGTTACACCACTGCGCGAACTAGTTTATCTACCCAAAGGTGTCCTCGAACCCCACGGAGTACCCGCAGATGCCCCCCGTGCAGGTGCGCGTCCAGAAGACTTGGTAGAACAAACAGAAAAATAA